In Tachysurus fulvidraco isolate hzauxx_2018 chromosome 3, HZAU_PFXX_2.0, whole genome shotgun sequence, a single window of DNA contains:
- the pks1 gene encoding highly reducing polyketide synthase cm3B isoform X3: MALCGGVSCILEPRVFVALSKAKMISPGGTSKPFSKKADGYGRGEGCGIVLLKTLKKALQDHDHIWGIVCKTAINQDGRSVTPITKPSMVQQEELLNRIYSTGTYLSDIQYIEAHGTGTPVGDSVEADSISKVIAKARPSEVGPLLIGSVKSNIGHTESAAGVAGLIKVLLMMKHETIVPSVFYSEESSSIDNQALNLKIPTNVETWHYTGSKERVAGINSFGFGGTNAHAIIKEYKHVRSSNLERFGSRKLFPLSAATSKSLEMCIADTYQRISTENKVDLPTLLYTSACRRSHVKHKYRKVYVTTSLSDLEEQLKTSLNNKFDAVKPDPMVVFIFCGNGVTYRGMCRQLLKEEPVFREKIREVENYFQNYRTTSILQKIASSFDNDDFSKPDIVQPLLFATQVATAHLLKHWGIRPTAVLGHSVGEVAAAHCSGLLSLEEAVKVIYFRSVLQCKVTGGKMLVVGNMAVSDILKILPAYAGKVCLAALNSPMSCVLSGEKDAIESVHQLLKNSFKAKNMFLHVLEVPAAYHSHMMDPVLTQIRDSIGSLNQYEMECDLFSTVTGKMCCPGDFVTGDYWARNIRNTVAFEQAVRAVASNRKNIIFVEIGPRRALRRNIMETLGNDTMVLSSIQPDKDQDTLHTVVYKLFELGINVDWGHFYNGFQSPPASYPVYQFDCCKSDVYFEEVRQGNEVMAFCPHPLIIPHKCNNRMFKCNLSLETTPYIWEHKSNGIVIVPGALYTELALASVIESMTPKMPLASLQLTINFQNLLVLSKSSHCVKVQLEPHEDKTLFQIQSSATTHASGSIAYIAGPGVTEHQVVLLDIISKRCPSVIPGEQVYVMLNQAGFEYGPIFQQLGDIQYGEHFKEAVANVRIPDQLLNQLYKYYLHPVVLDYFLQMTSVLAMRNSTIRHGFPSAIGSMVIIAPLCKEMVIYMRLTQEMPEYFEVCGCFTDRKGHTLVELRDVRITLVGEIAKVTDFCFFHNERLIAPAINSIDSKPKAVVFEDSLGIANALKIYLDPSSVFLSPADEGLSTFQVTDFLLDLDQSTADMEKILFICSCKNLGFLKTQTVLEQLANICELYRHIVLTIRKCKHLRTLHVITYRSSESTIDHISPGFVLSGMTRACAAELSENSFQLIDLATLSSEDIKALGYVICSYKCHEYPEVLISQGQVQSTVITRTALNKIPKSVNSPWSRCFSLHTANPYEMVCLSSIPTNDVLDFINGKNVEVQISKICMHSSDYFPVSLSGLKFGQALYWNKNTSQMHKLLALDFSGTVTAVGKDVRNLKVGDHIVSCYPTVASSKVILSEDACYKTKKLQFLKDTPCVSYFILAWEILHGALLKVKQNKTLCIFTSTPDSALMKVLTITANKSGWNVVTEMELNALRQGLDQCPVFVLIPPYDQSCLAQLNSKVSAEHIFLVCNNNEPATSILPSDSENMCFHFVKLCNIFQKSNLKTQSSVVYRWLKMMQLDGNFLSLQSKVFKSTQAETENVGSYFTAETVSLILLDNTGSMAGRSQIYLQDRPTQLFSQTAVYIVSGGLSGLGLETVKFISHWGGKCIATLSRSAPSEETQLHITNLKNIYGVRIITLQCDVSVSDEVLEAVTVIGQTFPACPIKGVFHSAAVLHDGLLETLNKSAFEKVLRPKVSGALNLHYATLNSKVDYFVCYSSVSSFIGNASQANYAAANSFLDSLCHYRRNAGLAGQTINWGPLKLGLLFNKADYQKFLEAKGLMTMEVPEIHEALKHCLLENKPQQVVCKFNFRNLRNNVLSQNASLKVRLAALIEKEFEVKTVNESRKDIHSSFDDYIRGMVGDLCNVDTEEFEAETCLAALGMDSMLAMTLQNQIFQDSGVNIPLATLLDPNITLNSLAMLLKETSDKN, from the exons ATGGCACTTTGTGGAGGCGTTAGCTGTATTCTTGAGCCACGGGTCTTTGTGGCTCTCAGCAAAGCTAAAATGATTTCACCTGGAGGCACTAGTAAACCTTTCTCCAAAAAAGCAGATGGATACGGTAGAGGGGAAGGCTGTGGTATAGTTCTTCTAAAAACTTTGAAAAAA GCTCTTCAGGATCATGATCATATTTGGGGCATTgtatgcaaaacagcaattaatCAAGATGGCCGCAGTGTCACTCCAATCACAAAGCCATCTATGGTCCAGCAGGAGGAGTTGCTCAATAGAATCTATTCTACAGGGACCTACCTGTCCGATATCCAGTACATAGAAGCTCATGGGACTGGGACTCCGGTGGGAGATTCAGTAGAAGCAGACAGCATCTCTAAAGTTATTGCCAAGGCACGACCCTCAGAGGTAGGGCCACTTCTTATTGGCTCAGTTAAGAGTAACATTGGACACACAGAATCTGCAGCGGGAGTGGCAGGACTGATTAAAGTACTTTTGATGATGAAGCATGAAACCATTGTACCTTCAGTGTTCTACTCAGAGGAAAGTTCTAGCATCGATAATCAAGCTCTTAACCTAAAGATTCCCACCAACGTTGAAACATGGCATTACACAGGTTCCAAAGAAAGGGTAGCTGGAATTAATAGTTTTGGTTTTGGAGGAACTAATGCACATGCTATCATCAAAGAATATAAACATGTTAGATCCTCTAACTTAGAAAGGTTTGGTTCAAGGAAATTGTTCCCATTGTCTGCTGCCACAAGTAAATCTCTTGAGATGTGTATTGCTGACACCTATCAAAGAATCAGCACAGAAAACAAAGTTGACTTACCAACTCTTTTGTATACATCAGCGTGCCGAAGAAGTCACGTGAAACACAAATATAGGAAAGTGTATGTTACAACATCTCTATCAGATTTAGAGGAACAGCTGAAAACTAGCCTAAACAACAAGTTTGATGCTGTTAAACCAGACCCCATGGTAGTCTTCATCTTCTGTGGGAATGGGGTTACATACAGAGGAATGTGCAGGCAGCTCCTAAAAGAGGAGCCTGTTTTCAGAGAAAAGATTAGAGAGGTTGAAAACTATTTTCAGAATTACAGAACTACAAGCATTTTACAGAAGATCGCAAGCAGCTTTGACAACGATGATTTCTCAAAGCCAGACATTGTCCAGCCCCTCCTTTTTGCCACCCAGGTTGCCACAGCTCACTTGCTAAAGCATTGGGGCATCAGACCCACTGCTGTTCTTGGGCACTCTGTTGGAGAGGTTGCTGCAGCCCATTGCTCCGGGCTTTTGTCTCTAGAGGAAGCCGTGAAAGTAATCTATTTTCGGAGTGTTCTACAGTGCAAAGTCACCGGAGGAAAGATGCTTGTTGTTGGTAATATGGCTGTGTCAGACATCTTGAAAATTCTCCCAGCATACGCAGGGAAAGTGTGTCTGGCTGCTTTGAACAGTCCTATGTCATGTGTGCTGTCAGGAGAGAAAGATGCAATTGAAAGTGTACATCAATTGTTAAAGAATTCGTTCAAAGCAAAGAATATGTTCCTTCATGTCTTGGAGGTTCCTGCTGCCTACCACAGTCATATGATGGATCCAGTTCTCACTCAAATTAGAGACAGCATTGGGTCATTAAATCAATATGAAATggaatgtgatttattttccacAGTAACGGGAAAGATGTGCTGTCCAGGAGATTTTGTAACCGGAGATTACTGGGCAAGAAATATCAGAAATACAGTTGCATTTGAACAAGCAGTAAGAGCAGTGGCCAGTAACAGGAAGAACATAATCTTTGTTGAGATTGGCCCAAGAAGGGCTCTGCGGAGGAACATCATGGAGACATTAGGAAATGACACAATGGTGCTCTCATCAATCCAACCAGACAAAGATCAAGATACACTACATACTGTTGTATACAAACTGTTTGAGCTTGGGATCAATGTAGACTGGGGCCATTTCTATAATGGGTTTCAGTCACCACCAGCTTCTTACCCAGTCTATCAGTTTGATTGTTGTAAAAGCGATGTATACTTTGAGGAAGTAAGGCAAGGTAATGAGGTGATGGCCTTCTGCCCCCATCCCCTTATAATTCCCCATAAATGCAATAACAGAATGTTCAAATGCAATCTGTCATTAGAAACAACCCCTTACATTTGGGAGCACAAAAGCAATGGTATAGTTATTGTTCCAGGTGCCCTCTACACTGAACTAGCTTTGGCTTCTGTCATTGAATCAATGACCCCAAAGATGCCTCTTGCTTCACTTCAACTTACAATAAACTTTCAGAATTTACTTGTTCTTAGTAAGAGCTCACATTGTGTGAAAGTGCAACTTGAGCCACATGAGGACAAGACACTGTTTCAGATTCAGTCTTCTGCTACAACACATGCGTCGGGCAGCATTGCTTATATAGCAGGACCAGGTGTGACTGAGCATCAAGTCGTTCTCTTGGACATTATTTCGAAGAGATGTCCATCAGTCATACCAGGCGAACAAGTATATGTTATGCTTAACCAGGCAGGGTTTGAGTATGGGCCCATTTTTCAACAGCTGGGTGACATCCAGTATGGAGAGCATTTCAAAGAAGCAGTAGCCAATGTCAGAATACCGGATCAATTGCTAAACCAGTTATACAAGTACTATTTGCATCCTGTTGTATTAGATTATTTCCTGCAGATGACATCTGTTTTAGCCATGAGGAACAGCACTATTAGACATGGATTTCCCTCTGCAATTGGCAGCATGGTGATAATTGCACCTCTGTGTAAGGAAATGGTCATATATATGAGGCTTACTCAGGAGATGCCAGAATACTTTGAGGTATGTGGTTGCTTCACAGACAGAAAAGGACACACACTGGTTGAGCTGAGGGATGTCAGAATCACACTTGTAGGAGAAATTGCAAAAGTTACTGACTTTTGCTTCTTTCATAATGAAAGACTCATTGCCCCTGCAATTAACAGCATAGACAGCAAACCAAAAGCTGTCGTCTTTGAGGATTCTTTAGGTATCGCTAATGCACTAAAGATATACCTAGACCCATCCTCTGTATTTTTGTCTCCTGCTGATGAAGGATTGTCTACCTTTCAAGTTACAGATTTTCTATTAGACTTGGATCAGAGTACAGCTGATATGGAGAAAATTCTCTTTATATGTAGCTGTAAAAACCTTGGTTTTCTTAAAACTCAGACAGTCCTGGAGCAGTTGGCAAACATTTGTGAGCTTTACCGTCACATTGTTTTGACTATAAGGAAGTGCAAGCACTTGCGCACTCTTCATGTCATAACTTACAGATCCTCTGAAAGCACCATTGATCACATTAGTCCAGGATTTGTACTATCAGGCATGACAAGGGCTTGTGCTGCTGAGTTGTCGGAAAATTCTTTTCAGTTGATAGATCTTGCCACACTTTCAAGTGAGGACATAAAAGCACTGGGTTATGTAATTTGCTCCTATAAATGCCATGAGTACCCAGAGGTCTTGATAAGCCAAGGGCAGGTTCAGTCAACAGTGATAACACGAACAGCCCTTAATAAAATACCCAAAAGTGTAAACTCTCCATGGTCTAGGTGCTTCAGCTTACATACAGCAAACCCATATGAAATGGTTTGCTTGTCATCCATACCAACAAATGATGTACTTGATTTCATCAATGGAAAAAATGTGGAGGTCCAAATTAGTAAAATTTGCATGCACTCCTCAGACTATTTTCCAGTCAGTCTGTCTGGCCTTAAATTTGGCCAGGCATTATATTGGAACAAAAACACATCTCAGATGCACAAACTTTTAGCTCTTGACTTTAGTGGGACTGTTACTGCTGTGGGAAAAGATGTAAGGAACCTGAAAGTGGGAGACCATAtagtctcctgttaccccactGTAGCATCCTCCAAGGTTATCCTTTCAGAGGATGCTTGCTATAAAACAAAGAAGCTTCAGTTTTTGAAGGACACTCCTTGTGTCTCTTACTTCATACTTGCTTGGGAGATTTTACACGGTGCATTACTTAAGgtcaaacaaaacaagacattGTGTATTTTCACCTCGACTCCAGACTCTGCTCTGATGAAGGTGTTAACCATCACAGCGAACAAGTCAGGATGGAATGTTGTTACAGAAATGGAATTGAATGCCCTTAGACAAGGTTTAGATCAGTGCCCTGTCTTTGTCCTTATACCTCCTTATGATCAATCATGCTTGGCACAGTTAAACAGTAAAGTCAGTGCAGAGCACATTTTCCTTGTCTGTAACAACAATGAACCTGCAACAAGCATTCTTCCAAGTGATAGTGAGAATATGTGCTTTCACTTTGTTAAATTGTGCAACATTTTTCAGAAATCTAATCTCAAAACACAGAGTTCTGTTGTGTACAGATGGCTAAAAATGATGCAATTGGATGGGAATTTTTTATCCTTACAAAGCAAGGTTTTCAAGTCTACCCAAGCTGAAACAGAGAATGTTGGATCATACTTTACTGCTGAAACAGTGTCCTTGATACTTCTGGATAACACTGGGTCTATGGCTGGTAGGTCCCAGATATATCTACAAGACAGACCAACGCAGCTCTTCTCACAGACTGCAGTGTACATAGTTTCAGGTGGTTTATCTGGATTAGGTCTTGAAACAGTGAAGTTCATTTCACACTGGGGTGGAAAGTGCATTGCTACACTCTCAAGGAGTGCTCCATCTGAGGAGACACAACTGCATATCACCaaccttaaaaatatatatggagTAAGAATAATCACTCTCCAGTGTGATGTGTCTGTATCAGATGAGGTACTGGAAGCAGTCACTGTCATTGGACAAACTTTCCCTGCTTGTCCAATAAAAGGAGTTTTTCACAGTGCTGCTGTGCTGCATGATGGGCTGCTTGAAACACTTAATAAGTCTGCCTTTGAAAAAGTCTTGCGTCCAAAGGTTAGTGGTGCACTAAACCTTCACTATGCTACTTTAAACagcaaagttgattattttgtaTGTTATTCATCCGTCTCCTCTTTTATTGGCAATGCATCCCAGGCTAATTATGCAGCAGCGAACTCATTTCTAGACTCTTTGTGCCACTACCGCCGTAATGCCGGACTTGCTGGACAGACCATCAATTGGGGACCTCTTAAATTAGGTCTTCTGTTCAACAAAGCAGACTATCAAAAATTCTTAGAAGCCAAAGGTTTGATGACAATGGAAGTGCCAGAAATCCATGAAGCTTTAAAACATTGCTTATTGGAAAACAAGCCTCAGCAAGTTGTGTGCAAATTCAACTTCAGAAACTTGAGGAACAACGTTCTCTCACAGAATGCCTCTCTAAAAGTCCGTCTAGCAGCCTTAATTGAGAAAGAGTTTGAAGTCAAAACAGTGAATGAGTCCAGGAAGGATATACACTCATCTTTTGATGATTACATTAGAGGCATGGTAGGTGACCTTTGCAATGTTGATACAGAGGAGTTTGAAGCTGAAACCTGCCTTGCTGCACTGGGCATGGATTCAATGTTGGCTATGACATTGCAGAATCAAATCTTTCAGGATAGTGGTGTGAATATTCCACTTGCTACTTTACTAGATCCTAACATCACTCTGAACTCACTGGCTATGCTTCTTAAAGAAACCAGTGATAAAAACTAA